Proteins from a single region of Ziziphus jujuba cultivar Dongzao chromosome 1, ASM3175591v1:
- the LOC107431723 gene encoding putative multidrug resistance protein, translating to MGMKDSMFRYADGLDKLLMFLGTLGSLGDGLQNPLMMYILSDVINSYGSSNGSLTNDDVDKFALRLLYAAIGVGLSAFVEGLCWTRTAERQTSRMRTEYLKSVLRQEAGFFDTQTAGSSTTYQVVSIISSDANAVQVALCEKIPDCLAYMSTFLFCHIFAFTLSWRLTLAAMPLSIMFIAPGLVFGKILMGLAMKMIEAYGVAGGIAEQSISSVRTVYSYVGENQTLDRFSKALQKVLEFGIKAGFIKGLMMGSMGIIYVGWGFQAWVGTYLVTQKGEQGGHVFIAGFNVLMGGLSILSALPNLTALTEASAATTRILEMIDRVPAIDTEDRKGKALSYVRGEIEFKDIYFSYPSRPDTPVLEGLNLKVPAGKKVGLVGGSGSGKSTIIALLERFYDPIEGEIFLDGYKIRRLQLKWLRSQMGLVNQEPVLFATSIKENILFGKEGASVEQVILAAKAANAHDFIVKLADGYETQVGQFGFQMSGGQKQRIAIARALLRDPKILLLDEATSALDAQSETVVQEAIDQASKGRTTISIAHRLSTIRTADLIIVLQAGKVVESGSHNKLMKMNGGQGGEYFKMLQLQQVAMENEAPNEFNDQLEGKSRRRRSATPSPISIRSSAHSTPSIYPYSTAMSISLGTPYSYSIQYGPGDESYEEEDDDLKRSSYPPPSQWRLLKMNSPEWGKALLGCLGAIGSGAVQPINAYCVGSLISVYFLTDKSEIKSKSRTLSLIFLGIGVFNFVTNVIQHSNFAIMGEKLTKRVREKLLEKLMTFEVGWFDEDENTSAAICARLATEANMVRSLVGDRMSLLVQAIFGACFAYVLGLILTWRLALVMIAVQPLVIGSFYSRSVLMKSMAEKARKAQKEGSQLASEAVINHRTITAFSSQKRILGLFGATLKGPRKESVKQSYVSGLGLFSSQFFNTAATALAYWYGGRLLVQDLITPKHLFQAFLILLFTAYIIAEAGSMTSDISKGSSAIQSVFAMLDRKTEIDPDSKWGLDLKKRVKGRIEFKNVFFSYPTRPDQMILRGLSLRIEAGRTVALVGQSGSGKSTLIGLIERFYDPLKGSIHVDEQDVKNYKLRILRSHIALVSQEPTLFAGTIRENIAYGKPKATESEIKRAAVHANAHEFISGMKDGYDTYCGERGVQLSGGQKQRIALARAILKNPSILLLDEATSALDSVSENLVQEALEKMMVDRTCIVIAHRLSTIQKSNTIAVIKNGNVAEQGSHNELISLGRNGAYCSLIKLQTGNLPS from the exons ATGGGGATGAAAGATAGTATGTTTAGGTATGCAGATGGTCTGGACAAGTTATTGATGTTTTTGGGGACATTAGGAAGCCTTGGAGATGGGTTGCAGAACCCTCTGATGATGTACATCCTTAGTGATGTTATCAATTCCTATGGAAGTTCCAACGGCTCTCTCACAAATGATGATGTAGACAAG TTTGCACTAAGGCTACTCTATGCTGCAATTGGAGTTGGGCTTTCTGCCTTTGTGG AGGGACTTTGTTGGACTAGAACTGCTGAAAGGCAAACATCAAGAATGAGAACAGAGTATCTGAAATCTGTTCTCAGACAAGAAGCTGGTTTCTTTGACACACAAACTGCTGGTTCTTCAACAACTTACCAAGTTGTCTCAATCATCTCCTCAGATGCAAATGCAGTCCAAGTTGCTCTATGTGAAAAG ATACCAGACTGCCTGGCTTATATGTCAACCTTCTTGTTCTGTCACATATTTGCCTTCACACTGTCATGGAGACTCACACTAGCAGCTATGCCACTCTCAATAATGTTCATTGCTCCGGGACTTGTATTCGGGAAAATCCTGATGGGACTTGCAATGAAGATGATTGAAGCTTATGGAGTTGCTGGTGGTATTGCAGAACAATCAATTTCTTCTGTTAGAACTGTATATTCATACGTGGGGGAGAATCAAACGCTAGATAGGTTCAGCAAAGCACTTCAGAAAGTCTTAGAATTCGGGATAAAGGCTGGTTTTATCAAGGGATTGATGATGGGAAGCATGGGAATCATTTATGTGGGCTGGGGTTTTCAGGCTTGGGTTGGAACTTATTTGGTTACTCAAAAAGGAGAACAAGGTGGCCACGTTTTTATAGCCGGGTTCAATGTCCTCATGGGAGGCTT GAGTATTTTGAGTGCTCTACCAAATTTGACTGCCCTCACAGAAGCATCGGCAGCTACAACTCGAATTCTTGAAATGATTGATCGAGTTCCTGCTATTGACACTGAAGATAGAAAAGGAAAAGCTTTATCATATGTGAGAGGAGAGATAGAATTTAAAGACATCTATTTTAGTTATCCATCAAGACCTGATACACCAGTTTTAGAAGGTTTAAACCTGAAAGTTCCAGCCGGTAAGAAGGTAGGTCTTGTTGGGGGCAGTGGCTCTGGCAAGTCCACAATTATTGCACTCCTTGAAAGATTTTATGACCCCATAGAAGGAGAAATTTTCTTGGATGGATACAAAATAAGAAGACTCCAGTTGAAATGGTTGAGATCCCAGATGGGTCTGGTTAATCAGGAACCTGTGCTCTTTGCAACATCCATAAAAGAGAATATTCTCTTTGGGAAAGAAGGAGCTTCAGTGGAGCAAGTGATCCTTGCTGCTAAAGCCGCAAACGCACATGACTTCATTGTTAAGTTGGCAGATGGATATGAAACCCAA GTTGGTCAGTTTGGATTTCAAATGTCAGGTGGGCAAAAGCAACGAATTGCCATAGCAAGAGCTCTACTAAGGGATCCAAAGATTCTGCTGCTTGATGAGGCCACAAGTGCATTGGATGCTCAGTCTGAAACAGTAGTACAAGAGGCAATTGATCAGGCTTCAAAAGGGAGAACAACAATCAGCATTGCCCACCGCTTGTCCACAATCAGAACAGCAGACTTGATCATTGTCCTCCAGGCTGGGAAGGTAGTTGAATCAGGTTCACATAACAAGCTGATGAAAATGAATGGGGGGCAAGGTGGCGAGTATTTCAAGATGTTACAATTGCAGCAGGTGGCAATGGAAAACGAAGCTCCAAATGAGTTCAATGACCAGCTAGAAGGGAAATCTAGACGTAGGAGGAGTGCTACACCAAGCCCTATTAGTATTAGATCCAGTGCCCACAGTACTCCATCAATATACCCCTACAGTACAGCAATGTCCATTTCCTTGGGCACACCCTACTCCTACTCTATCCAATATGGCCCTGGTGATGAAAgttatgaagaagaagatgacgaCTTAAAGCGATCCTCTTATCCTCCTCCTTCTCAGTGGCGTTTGTTGAAAATGAACTCACCCGAGTGGGGAAAAGCCTTACTTGGTTGCTTGGGTGCAATTGGTTCTGGGGCTGTACAACCAATAAACGCATATTGTGTAGGATCACTTATATCAGTTTACTTCCTCACAGATAAATCAGAGATCAAGTCCAAATCCAGAACCCTGTCCCTTATTTTCTTAGGCATTGGTGTTTTCAACTTCGTTACCAATGTTATACAGCATTCCAATTTTGCAATCATGGGAGAAAAGTTGACAAAGAGGGTAAGGGAGAAACTACTTGAGAAGTTGATGACTTTTGAGGTTGGATGGTTTGATGAAGATGAGAACACAAGTGCAGCCATTTGTGCAAGGCTAGCAACCGAAGCCAACATGGTTAGATCCCTTGTTGGAGACAGAATGTCATTGCTGGTACAAGCAATTTTCGGTGCTTGCTTTGCTTATGTGCTTGGACTTATACTCACTTGGAGGCTTGCCCTCGTGATGATAGCAGTGCAGCCACTTGTCATTGGGAGCTTTTACTCAAGAAGCGTCTTAATGAAGAGTATGGCTGAGAAAGCTAGAAAAGCTCAAAAGGAAGGAAGCCAACTGGCAAGTGAAGCTGTCATTAACCACAGAACTATAACCGCCTTTTCTTCTCAGAAAAGAATTTTGGGCCTCTTTGGTGCCACATTGAAAGGTCCTAGGAAGGAGAGTGTTAAACAGTCCTACGTTTCTGGTCTTGGCTTGTTTAGTTCTCAATTCTTCAACACAGCTGCGACAGCTTTAGCTTACTGGTATGGTGGAAGGCTATTGGTGCAGGATTTAATAACCCCAAAACATCTTTTCCAAGCATTCTTGATACTGCTGTTTACAGCTTATATCATTGCAGAAGCTGGAAGTATGACTTCTGATATATCTAAAGGAAGCAGTGCAATTCAATCAGTTTTTGCAATGTTAGATAGGAAAACTGAGATTGACCCGGACAGCAAGTGGGGACTTGACCTTAAGAAAAGGGTAAAAGGTCGTATAGAGTTCAAAAATGTATTCTTTTCATATCCAACAAGGCCTGATCAGATGATCCTCAGGGGATTGAGCCTCAGGATTGAAGCAGGCAGAACAGTTGCACTTGTAGGCCAAAGTGGTTCTGGAAAATCGACCCTTATCGGGCTCATTGAGAGGTTTTATGATCCTTTGAAAGGGTCAATACACGTAGATGAACAGGATGTAAAGAACTATAAATTGAGAATTTTGAGGTCTCATATTGCATTAGTTAGTCAGGAGCCAACCCTTTTCGCAGGAACCATCCGCGAAAACATTGCCTATGGGAAACCAAAGGCAACAGAGTCCGAGATAAAAAGGGCTGCAGTTCATGCTAACGCTCATGAATTCATAAG TGGAATGAAAGATGGATATGATACGTACTGTGGAGAGAGAGGAGTTCAGCTATCAGGAGGTCAGAAACAAAGGATAGCACTAGCTCGTGCAATCCTGAAGAACCCATCAATCCTGCTGTTGGACGAGGCAACCAGTGCGCTTGATAGTGTATCGGAAAACTTGGTTCAAGAAGCACTTGAAAAGATGATGGTTGACAGAACCTGCATAGTCATTGCTCACAGGCTATCTACCATACAAAAGTCCAACACCATTGCTGTCATCAAGAATGGAAACGTTGCAGAACAAGGCTCACATAATGAATTGATTTCATTAGGAAGGAATGGAGCCTACTGTTCTCTCATAAAACTACAAACCGGAAACTTACCTTCCTAG